CCCTTGTAATATTTTCCCTAGTCTTTCAGCTATTTCTTCAGCATTTAGCTCATTTTCTGCTCTAAAAATCGGGATAGCTCCTGTGATGCTTTCTTTTTTATAAGTTACTGCTGCCTTTAACTCAGGAGATTCAAGTTTTTTCAATGCTTTTCCCCTTTTCATTCCATCTTTTACTTTGATTGAATATTTTTCTCTGCTGCCCTTTTACCCGGTCTAGAGCTTAAAGGTTTCCTAATCGAACTTTCTAGAACAGGAACATACTTAATTGCTTCGATAAGATTTTCCATATCTCTTTCAATAGGGACTATTACCATTCCTAGCTGGCCTGTTTTTAAATCTCTTCTTATAAGTGGTGTAAACTGCGGAGTATCCACATCTTTGTATATTCCTAGCATTCCTGCAGCATCATGAGAAATTGCTAACCTCTGACCTCTGTTTGTTAAAGTCGCCCTTGAGTTGTCATTTTTAGGTTCAATAATCACACCTAAACCTTTTTCTCTGATAATCTCTCTATGTTGTGGATGACCAATATTCATTAAAAAAACATCATCAACATAAAGATCCGAATTAAGAAAGTTAATTTCTCCGCCTTTTATTTCTGCAATATCACCAACTTTACGACCTCTCATAAAGATTTTATTAGCAGGAATTATAAAAAACAGACCAAGTACTGATAATAATAAGTTATTAGTAAAATACACCACTCCACTAGTAAATAACGCAACTAAAATCGCAAGATAATTTCTTGCCTCAAATATTCTTGCAATAGCTTCTATGTACTCAAGACCCCTGGGTACCATCTCTGACTCTTCAATATTTTGGAGGGTTTCTCTCTCCATACTTCTAATCTCTCTAAATTGTTGAGCCGCCAAAGCCAAAAAAGTAGCTGCTGTATATTCTTCACTAGCAAGGGCAGGTATTGCTACACCTCCAAGAAAAGAAGCAATAAAACCAAGGGAGAGATGTGTTATGATACCATGGGGATAGGAGGGGTATATTCTATAATCAGACCTTAACATTATACCCCTGATAATAGTACCAACTACAATTCCTGCAACCATGGAGGCAAAATTTATATTCATTAGAACCTACCCCATTCTTTTATTCATTTTTATCTTTATCTTCTTTATTTTCATCTTCACCTTGATTTTTATCGCGATTTGAATTTTGGGGACCTAAGAAATTTGAAAACTCTTTTGTAAAAAAATGTTTTAATCTTTCTTTTACCTGGTCTAAATTTTTATAGTTTATTGCCAAGAAAATTCCAACCGCTATAATCAATAGCCCAATTATCCATACTACCGACCGAGCTACTCTTCCAGCAACACCGCCTTCGCCATCTACTATTTGATCTGCTGGTCCTGCACCTGCCCCTTCTTCTCCACCGTATAAAGTTTCATTCAGCACACCAGCAAATAATGAGGCAGAAGCCTGTGCACTTTCCCTGGTGTTTTCATGTCCTCCAAGTTCTATTAAAATATTTCGTGGATGTAAGTCTTGATTGTAGCTTCCATCAGCATATAATATACCCTTAATAAAACCATCATACATCTCATCTCCTGTTGCTTTAATACTTTCTGCAAAAGCTTTGTTCTCTTCAAAGTTAGGCTGCTGCTGTCCTACCACCAATAGTGTGTGAACTACTTCATCAAAACCTAAATCTACTTTATACTCTTCTCGTGGAGCCGCATCCCTGTGGATATCAATTAAAGCATCAGGATTCTGCTGCATTAATTCTTCTACAGTCCTTCTTGATCTTGAATAAGCTCCTGCATCATGAGGGACATGGGTCTCGTCACTCCATATTGCATTAATATTTCTTCCCTCTAGGCTGTCTCTTAGAGTCATCCCAACCTGGATTATACCTCCACCTTCATCTATGCTTTCTTCACCATCACTTGGCACATAGCTTTCTGCACCATGGGAATGATAAAGCCCAATTGTTCTTTCATCATTTTGAAGTGCTTTTCTTGCTTCAAGGCTTTCATCAGCCGTCACTTTTGCTTCCGTGGCGTCTAAATCAACTTCCTCTACAAACTCTGCCCTTGCTACATCGTCTTCAATATCTACAACTTTATATAGTTCATTATCCTGATTCAAATATTTGTTTCCTGTATTTAATATTCTTCCGGTTTTCATAAGTATATCATCGTCTTCATCTACCATCTTGTAATATCCATCTGTTCTTTCATAGAGACCTTCTTCATTAATTTCATCATTTTCTTCTGCCCAAACACCTTTTGGCAAAAACATTGAAGCTATTATAAAGAAAACCAAACAAATATAGCCAGTTTTTAAAAACAAATTTTTACTCGTCATGGTGATCACTCTCCCTGGCTTTAGATTCACTTTCTTCTTTATCTTCTTTTATTTTGTCCAATTTTGCTTTTTCGTTTACAGATACATATAACTCTTTACCAAACTCGGTTTGGGTCAAATTTTTCTTTAATGAAACTGGCCTGTCTTTTTTTGGGCCTCCTTCTATTCTTTCGCGAATTTCCCCTACGGTTTCTGCTAGTAAGACAGCAACCACTCCGGACAAAATCACTGCATCAAATATTCCTGCTCCTCCTATAATTGTTGTACCTCTAACTCCCTGGGCCAATACTTCCAATCTAGTGTAAAGATCACTCAAAACTATTCCCATTATCCCTGCAACAAATGCAGAGCGCCTAGACCTACCAGCAAGATACGCTACTATCCCTGCAATCAAACCAAGTAATAAAGTTGGATCAATTATACCTCCATAAGTTGGTTCCAAAGGAACTAATCTCATAACACCAACTACCAAAATAGCAGTTACAATTGACGCAATAATCGCTCTCCATCTTTCCATCCAAGTCCCTGCCTTACTTATTAAATAAATAGCTAAAGCAATGGGAATAATTGCACCACCAATATTTATTGCAAAATTATCACCAAGGGGTATATCAGGCAAATAACTCCCTATTAAAATTGCAGCAATAAATATCAGTGCAGTTGTATCAGTTAATCCCATTCTGTCCAAAACTCTTTGAAACACTCCAAAAAATACTAAAGCAGAAACAACTAATAAAATCACTAAACCTACTGGCATTATTATCACCTCTTTAAGTTATGTGGCATTTTTATAATGTTTCATGCCAGTAGAATTTATACTTAAAAACAAAAATAAAATTGAATAGTTCATTGTTGATATTTATTGTGATATGAGAGGCACCAACAATGAACTATAACAGAGCAAAAATTTTAGAAATATAAAAAACGCGCCTTAAAGCGCGTCATTTCTCACTGTATAACATTTGGTATTAATTCCTCTTTCTCTGGCAAAATTATTTAACTCACCTTCTATAACTGCTGAAACTTTAGTCAATTCATCTGTTTCTTTAACTCCTGCCAAAAGATAATAATATTTCAACTGTAAAAGCCAGGAACTTAACTCTTTTATTAAAGCTTCTCTTCCATTTTTCATCAATATTCTTAAAGGGTAACCCGCAATAGCAATAGCTTTGGCACCTAAAACCATCGCCTTAAAAGCATCTAATGATGAAGCTATCCCTCCAGAAGCAATAGTATCTTTTGGATTCACAGCTAAAACTTCTAATAATGATTTGGGGGTTGGAATTCCCCATCCTTCTAAATCATAAAAATAATCTTCTTTTCTTCTACTATTCTCTATTTCTATAAAATTAGTCCCACCGTAGCCTCCAATATCTATAGCAGAAACACCAAGATCAATCAACTTTTTAGCTTCTCTACCCGCTATTCCCTGACCAACTTCTTTAACAATAACAGGTACTGATAGTGAATCAACAATGTCACTTATATTTTTTAAATAGCCTTTAAATTTTTTATCTCCTTCCGCCATCACCAGTTCTTGAGCAAAGTTTAGATGGATTTGTATCGCATCTGCATCAATCATCTTAACAGCCTCTTTGGCATCATCGGGGCTAGCATATGCACCCAGGTTTGCAAAAATTATACCCTCAGGGTTAACTTCTCTAACAACTTCAAAGGTATAACTTACGCTCGAATCTTCTAAAGCAGCTTTTTGACTACCTACAGCCATAGAAAAGCCTAATTCCCGAGCTACCAAAGCAAGGTTTTGATTTATCCAGTAACTACTTTTGTTACCACCAGTGATCGCATTGAAAATAAATGGTGTTTCTAGTTGTATATTAGCTACTCTAGTCTTATAACATATCTCGTCAAGATCTATCTCTGAGATAGAGTTCCCTAAAATCTGAACATCTTTAAAAACATTTTTGTTATCCCTTTGTTCCAGTGCCAGCTGTAAGTGCTCTGTCTTCCTTTCTTTTCTACTCATATAAAACCTCACCAACAAGTCATTATTTTCCCATACTATTTATCATCATCTTCTTTAAATTCTTTCAAAACATTTCCAAAAACTTCTCCTAATTTTACACTTCCATCGTCTTCTTCGATCTTGTCTTCATCTGCTTTGTTATTCTTTTGTTCTTTAGGTTCATTTTTTTCTAGTGGATTTACCTCTTTTAAACTTAAGCTAACTCTTTTTTGTTCTAAATTAATATCCAAAATCTTTACTTTAATCTTATCGCCTTCTTTAACTACATCTTCTGTTTTTGCAACGTGTTCATGGGCTAGTTGAGATATATGACAAAGTCCTTCTACTCCAGACATCACTTCAATAAAAGCACCAAAATCAACTGTTCTTGTAACTTTACCTTCTACAATATCGCCTGGGTTAAATTCTTCTGAAACTTTTTCCCAGGGATCTGGCATAGCTTTTTTCAGGCTAAGTGCAATTTTTTCTTTTTCCTTATCCACATTTAAAACTTTAACTTTTACTTTGTCTCCAACCTGTAATACATCTGTAGGATGTTCAACCCTGTCAAAGGAGATCTCAGAAATATGACAAAGACCATCAATGCCACCTACATCTATAAAAGCTCCAAAGTCTGTTACTCTTTTTACTTCTCCTTCAATAATAGAATCTTCTTCAATTTTGTCCAAAACTTCGCGCTTTTTTTGTTCATACTCTTCATCTAGCACATCTTTATGACTTAAAAGCACCTTATTTCTCGATCTGTCCAGTTCAATCACCTTTAATCTCAAAGTCTTCCCAACATACTGGCTCAAGTCAGGCACATAAAACCTTTCAACTAAAGAGGCCGGTATAAAACCCCTCAAACCATTTAAATAAACAATCAAACCTCCCTTTACTTCTTCAACAACTTCCGATTCAATAATTTCTCCATTTTCATAAATCTTTTCAAGCCATTCCCATACTTTTTCTTTTTCTACTAGTTTTTTAGATATGATAACAGTTTCCTCTTCCTCTTCACCCTCATCTCTTGAAGTTTCAATTTTTAATATTTTGGCTTCTATTTTTTCGCCTTCATTAAAGATATCATTTAAACTTTCATCAGGTTTAGTATAAACTTCAGAATGGGGTAGGATAGCTTCTTTTTTGTGACCAATATCTACAAATGCTTTAGTATCTAGTATTTTGACAATCTCACCATCTACAAGCTGGTCTTTTTCAAAGCTATTATTTTCAAGCTTGTCTTTAGCTTGTTCATTTTGATACTCACTCATTTTGTCAATAACCTCCTTTATTATCCAATCCGGTGTTGATGCTCCTGCAGTAAGTCCAATTTTATTGCTATTTATAAACCACTTTGGATTTATGTCATTAGCTTTCTCAATATGGTAAGTTTGGACACCTTCTTTTAAAGATAATTCTTTTAATTTTCGTGTGTTAGAACTGTTATACCCACCAATTACAATCATTATATCAACTTCTCTAGCTAGTATTCTTGCAGATTCTTGCCTTACAGAGGTTGCATCACAAATTGTTTCATTGACTTGAATAGCAGGGTTTTTATCTTTTAAGGCACTTACAATTTGGTTAAAATCAAATTTTCTAAATGTTGTTTGACACACTATAGCGGATTTGTTTCTCACCTTAATCCATTTAGCTATTTCCTTATGATTAATAATTATTCCCTTTTTGTATGTCCATTTATGTATAGCACTTACCTCCGGATGATTTGGGTCGCCAATAATAAATACTTGGTAGCCTTTATTATATAATTCATTCGCTTTCTTTTGTACTTTTTTTACAAAAGGACATGTAGCATCAATGATTTCGATATTCTTTTCTTTTGCCTCTCTAAAAACTTCCGGGCCTACTCCATGGCTTCTTATCACTAAACTGCTCCCTGGTTCTAGATCATCTATCTCTTCTATTGTTTTAACACCTTTTGATTTTAGGTCATCTACCACCTGTTTATTATGTACAAGAGGACCATAAGTGAAAACTGTATTATCGTTTTCTACCTGATTATATGTTTTGTCTAGTGCACTTTTTACCCCCTGACAAAACCCGGCCTTCTCAGCAATTATCACCTCCACTACAGTACCACCTCTAATCTATAAATCTTCATAAATTGAAGCCATTATCTCCTCTGTAAATCCCAAAATTGGGTCATTAAATTTATTTTCATATTCTTTTTTATCATATACCATAGGCTTGTGCGCTATAACCCTGACTTTACTAAAAGGCTTGTATTCACCTTGAATAGTTATTGGATATACCATAGCTTTACTTTTTGCAGCTATAAATCCCACTCCTTTTAGCGGTTTTATGTCTTTTCTTCTTTCTTTATTTCTTGTACCTTCGGGAAAAAGACCAAAAACTCCTCCTTCTTTTAGTCTTCTAAGTGCATCTTTAATAGCTTTTCTATCTCCCTGACCTCTTCTAACCGGTAAAGCACCTAATTTTCTAATTATTATATTTAAGAGCGGAATCTTAAAAAGTTCTTCTTTTGCCATAAAAGAAACCCTTGGATTAACAATACAACCTAATACAATAGGATCAAAAACACTAGTATGATTCGAACATAATATTGCAGGTCCTTTTGTTGGCAGATACTCTTTGCCTTCTATTTCAATTCTAAAAAAAAATTTTATTAATACCCTCAATATAAACTGCACAACACGGTAGAATAAACCCATTTTAACCACCCTGTACTTTTTCTTTATATCTTTGGTTTACAATATCAACAATCTTATTTACAACTTCGTTCAACGAAAGATCTGTAGTGTCAACTTCTACTGCGTCTTTTGCTTTCTTTAGTGCACCAACCTCTCTATTTTTATCTTTATTATCTCTATCTTCTATTTCTTTTTTTAAATCACCAAATTCTATTTCATATCCCTTTTCCTTTAGCTCATTAAGACGCCTTTTTGCCCTTTCTTCTATAGATGCAGTCAAAAAAATCTTCATATCCGCATCTGGAAAAACATAAGTGCCTATATCTCTGCCTTCCAAAATACATTCTTTGCCTTTAGCTAGTTCTCTTTGCTTATCTACCATATAATATCTCACACTTATATCATTTGCCACATAAGAAACGGCCTGGGATATCTCAGGCCGGCGAACTTCTTCGGTTATATCCTTACCATCCAAAAAAAGTTCACTATTGCCTTTAGAGTCTGTTTTTATATCAATATCAAAATCATTTATTAATTCTTTAAGGCTGTCACTATCTTCAAGGTTTATATTCTTTTGCAAAGCAAACCAAGCAAGCGCTCTATACATAGCACCTGTATCTAAATAATTAAATTTCAATCTAAAAGCAGACATTTTGGCAACAGTACTTTTACCAGCACCCGCTGGCCCATCTATAGCTACTATAAACCCGGTTTGCATTTTATTTGCCACCTCCAAAAAACAACTATGTCAAACGCCTATGTCATATGTCATTTGACTCATCCCGATTTCGACATTTACACAAATTTATCCTGCAACTTAACTAACATTTTAACTTCGATACTGGTGCAAAAAGTCTATTCAAGGTCAGGCCTTAGCTTTTTAGCTTCTTTTAGATATATATGTTTAACCTCTTTATCCTCGTTATTATCATGAAAATGAATTAACACCCTAATGCATGAATTCATAGCACCGACAATTTCAAGTTCTCTTGCACACAACAAAGGAACACTTGTCCATCCCATGAGCCTTGCAGCTTTAGCCGGAAAATCTGCATCCAAATCACTTGTCGAGGTAAAAAAAGCACTTATTAACTGACTTTCATCTTTTATATTATTCTGTTTACAAATTTCTGTCAAAAGCTCTTTCGTACTTTCAGAAATAGCTTCTATAGTGTTTTCATCAACAGTAGTTGCACCTCTAACAGCATAAACACGTCCTTGCATTTGATTAGGCACCTCCCAGAGACAACAGCTCTTCTCCCTAAAAAATTACTATTATGATTCCATTTGTTTTCTCAGTTTATCTATTTGTTTATGAAGTTCTTCATTTATTTTTATAAAAAACCTCTCTAAACCAATCTTGCTGAAATTGGCAGATTCTGGATCATAAACTTCTATTTTTCTTAATTCAGGCTTTAAAATAAACGGTAAGATAGATTCACACGAGTCAGCTGATACAACAATTTCAACAGGAGCATAGGCAGCTTCTTCGTTATAAACTTCTTCGAAAATAGTATAAGGTTCTTTTTGTTCAATATTTTCTATTTCAACGCCCTGCATAGGAATGTTTTCCCATACCATCAGCTGCTTTTCCCTTGCTTCCTCTGCAACTTCAATGGAATCTTTCCCACCAAAAAAGAATTTAGCAGGCTTTGCTAATCCTAAAAAATCCAGGCGAAGCTTACACCTCAAAACTTTTTCACCTTCTCTTCTTTCTTCCATCATTTTTAGTCACCATCCAAAGTTGTATAATTATTGCAGTCAAACGACATTATTTCCAAAATTATTCACCTAAATTCGTTATCACCACTATTTTAAGTTTATCAATTTTTTTAATTTATTCAACTCATTTTTTGTTAACTGTCTAAATTTCCCCTCAGGTAATCCTTTTAGATACAAATTCCCAAGCCTTGTCCTAACTAAATCAACTACTGGATATCCTACTTCTTTAAACATTCGTCTTACCTGTCTCTTTCGTCCTTCACCAAGAACCATTTCTATTAGAGTTTCGTCATTTTTTACCGTTAACAATTCGACTTTTAAAGGTTTTGCAAATCCATCTTCTAGCATAATGCCATCTGATAGTGTATTAACAACACTTTGTGGTATTTTTCCTTTAACCATTACCTTATATGTCTTATTTACTTTATATCTAGGATGGGTTAATCTATGTGCTAATTTCCCATCATTAGTTAACATCAAAAGGCCACGTGAATTAAGATCAAGTCTACCCACCGGATAAATTCTTTTGTCTGTATCTACAAGTTCTAAAACAGTAGGCCTGTTTTTTTCATCCTTAACAGTTGTAACATATCCTTTTGGTTTGTTAAGAATATAATAAACATTTTCAAATTCTATTTTAATTTCATCTCCGTCAACATAAACTCTATCAGTATCCGGATTAATCTTTGTGCCAAGTTCAGTTATAATTTCATTGTTTACTTTTACTCTTTTAGATGTAATAAGTTCTTCTGCCTTTCTTCTTGACGCAACACCTGCGTGAGCTATGAACTTTTGTAACCGCAAAGCACATTTCATCCCTTCATCTTAAAGTTTCTTTTTTTAGTTGGGTAATAACCTTCTCTAAGAATGGCCCTATATTTCCCATTGAATAAGTTTTAACTGTTCCCGCTACAACATTATTCAAAAAAGCATTATACATTTCATCGTCTAATTCTATGTTATTTTCATCAAGCCTTTTTTCTATACGAAGTACCGTTCTAATTGCTTCAATAGCTCCGATCTTATTTATTTTGGAAACATCTTTTTCATCACCCTTAATAGCATAGCCAAGGTTAGAAAAGAGATTTACGCTTTTTTCTACTAACTTTTCATTATGGCCATCCAAAACAATCCCAGGTTTTTCACCTTTTTCTATCTCATAAGCATTCCCAATAATTTTGGCAGCCACAATACTTTCCTTAGACAACTCTGACTTAAGTTCTGTCAAATAAACTTCAGTAGCAGTATTAATCACCCACTGATCTTTCTTTAATACTTTTTTTAGTGTCCTAGCCACATCTAAGGTTACCTCTGAAGGAAGTGTAAGAATAACAACATCAGTATTACTAATTTCTTTTATATCATTTGTCGGCTCAATTTTGCCGTAATAATCATATTCTCTACAAAAATTTTCAGCTTTTTCTTTGTCTTGGTGATAAGCTAAAATTTCTTTTTGAGCGAGCAGAAGATATTTTGCAATCTGCGATCCTAATCTGCCAATACCTATCAGTCCAATTTTCATAGATATTCCTCCTTTTATCATTACAATAATTTTACCACGAATCTTTATAATCACGTCAACATCAAAATAACACTAGTTATTGTAGCAATAGTTAGCCCTATTAATACAGGGAAAAAATTTTCTTTTGCAAGCTGGGCAGGGTCAACATTTAAAAGTCCAGCAGTTGTTAAAAGGCCAAAAGACCATGATATAATCGTACCACCCCCGCACCAAACAGACCCCATTTGCCCTATTGCTATTAATGGCTCAACAGGAAGTCCAGTGCCTTCAGCAAGGGCTTTTGCTAAGTTTGCCGTCAATGAAAGACCAGAAAAACCCGAACCATCTAGTCCCGATACAATCCCAACAAACATGTTCGCAAAAGCTAAAAATATAGGATGTGAAGGAATTATATCCATGTAATACTTTGCTATGTCTAAAAGAATCGGAGAAGCTGTTTCACCTAAAATCATCTCGCCTTTACCAGACCCCAAAAAGAAAAATCCCGCAATAGGGATCACCGGACTAAAAATTTTTATAGCAAAAACAAAACCTTTTTTCAAATACTCTGCTGCAAACTTAACAGTATCTTTTTCTCTATTAAAACAAGAAGCCAGAAAAACTAAAGAAATTGCGAGGCCACCAAGAAGAGAGGAGGCTTCCTCACCTTTTAAATCATATTTAGCTAATAGAAAGATTGTGAATAAAAATGAAATCATTACTAAAGCTGCCATAATTTTACCGCTTAAATAATTGTTATCTGTTTTTGATGGACCATCACTAATTTCTTTTAATGTTTTAAAGTCTTTAACTTCTAATCTATCATTCAATCTAAAATAAGAAGTTGTAATGGCAATTATTCCTGTTACAAGAGATAGTACTAATACTTCCTGATTTATCGCTCCCCGCTCAAGGCCCGCTGCTTTTTCACTCAGCCCTGATGTTGCCTGCAGGATAAAATCTCCACTTAAAGCCATACCATGACCTAAGAGGTTAATGCTTACAGCAGCTGCCAGGGGAGATAATCCTGATTTAATTGCAGCAGGAGCTAATACAGATGCAACAAGAGCAGTGGCAGGAGTTGGCCAAAATACAAGAGACAAAAAGTACATCATTAACCCAAGAACCCAAAATGATATTTTAGGGTTAATGAAAAATATTTTAAATGGCGCCACCATATAATTGTCAGCATTCACAGATTTTAACGCTTCCAACAATGCTACCATTACACTTATAAGTATAACAATATCAAATAGTTCTTTTCCTGTAACAACCATTGAAAAGAAAACTGTCTGCAAACCACCAATAACTGAAAACTCATGAAATATTAATCCAATAAAAAAAGTTCCACTAATTGTAACAAAAATTATCTGCTTCTTAAGTAATAAAAATATAAACACTGCTATTACAGTAAGTAAATAAGCATAGTGTACCAAACCGAGGCTCACCTGTGGATTAATGAAATGGCGCCCCCCTCCCAGTTTATATTATTAATCTCTCACCTCTACAATCATCTCAACTTCTACTGCAGAGTTTAATGGAAGTTCATTCACTCCTACAGCAGACCTTACATGTTTACCCTTGTCATAAAATATTTCTCCTAGCAGCTCACTTGCTCCATTCAACACTTTGGGCTGCTCATTAAAATTATCTGAACTGCTAACATATCCAGTTACTTTTACAATCTTTTTAATCCGTTTTAAGTCACCTACTTCATCCTTGATAACACTTAAACAGTTTAACACACACAATTTTGCTGCTTCATAACCCTGTTCTAAGGTTAAATCTTGACCAACTTTTCCTTCATATTTCAACTTATTTCCTTCAAGGGCTATCTGTCCCGCTGTAAAAACTAAATTTCCACTTCTAATGACAGGAATATAACTTGCTACTGGTTTTGGTGGCTCAGGTAATGTGTAATTTAATTCTTTTAATCTTTTTTCAATAGTTCCCATAATCATGTTCCCT
The Natranaerofaba carboxydovora genome window above contains:
- the aroH gene encoding chorismate mutase, producing MQGRVYAVRGATTVDENTIEAISESTKELLTEICKQNNIKDESQLISAFFTSTSDLDADFPAKAARLMGWTSVPLLCARELEIVGAMNSCIRVLIHFHDNNEDKEVKHIYLKEAKKLRPDLE
- a CDS encoding lysophospholipid acyltransferase family protein, with translation MGLFYRVVQFILRVLIKFFFRIEIEGKEYLPTKGPAILCSNHTSVFDPIVLGCIVNPRVSFMAKEELFKIPLLNIIIRKLGALPVRRGQGDRKAIKDALRRLKEGGVFGLFPEGTRNKERRKDIKPLKGVGFIAAKSKAMVYPITIQGEYKPFSKVRVIAHKPMVYDKKEYENKFNDPILGFTEEIMASIYEDL
- a CDS encoding pseudouridine synthase — translated: MRLQKFIAHAGVASRRKAEELITSKRVKVNNEIITELGTKINPDTDRVYVDGDEIKIEFENVYYILNKPKGYVTTVKDEKNRPTVLELVDTDKRIYPVGRLDLNSRGLLMLTNDGKLAHRLTHPRYKVNKTYKVMVKGKIPQSVVNTLSDGIMLEDGFAKPLKVELLTVKNDETLIEMVLGEGRKRQVRRMFKEVGYPVVDLVRTRLGNLYLKGLPEGKFRQLTKNELNKLKKLINLK
- a CDS encoding YIEGIA family protein; translated protein: MNINFASMVAGIVVGTIIRGIMLRSDYRIYPSYPHGIITHLSLGFIASFLGGVAIPALASEEYTAATFLALAAQQFREIRSMERETLQNIEESEMVPRGLEYIEAIARIFEARNYLAILVALFTSGVVYFTNNLLLSVLGLFFIIPANKIFMRGRKVGDIAEIKGGEINFLNSDLYVDDVFLMNIGHPQHREIIREKGLGVIIEPKNDNSRATLTNRGQRLAISHDAAGMLGIYKDVDTPQFTPLIRRDLKTGQLGMVIVPIERDMENLIEAIKYVPVLESSIRKPLSSRPGKRAAEKNIQSK
- a CDS encoding DUF1614 domain-containing protein yields the protein MPVGLVILLVVSALVFFGVFQRVLDRMGLTDTTALIFIAAILIGSYLPDIPLGDNFAINIGGAIIPIALAIYLISKAGTWMERWRAIIASIVTAILVVGVMRLVPLEPTYGGIIDPTLLLGLIAGIVAYLAGRSRRSAFVAGIMGIVLSDLYTRLEVLAQGVRGTTIIGGAGIFDAVILSGVVAVLLAETVGEIRERIEGGPKKDRPVSLKKNLTQTEFGKELYVSVNEKAKLDKIKEDKEESESKARESDHHDE
- the fni gene encoding type 2 isopentenyl-diphosphate Delta-isomerase; translation: MSRKERKTEHLQLALEQRDNKNVFKDVQILGNSISEIDLDEICYKTRVANIQLETPFIFNAITGGNKSSYWINQNLALVARELGFSMAVGSQKAALEDSSVSYTFEVVREVNPEGIIFANLGAYASPDDAKEAVKMIDADAIQIHLNFAQELVMAEGDKKFKGYLKNISDIVDSLSVPVIVKEVGQGIAGREAKKLIDLGVSAIDIGGYGGTNFIEIENSRRKEDYFYDLEGWGIPTPKSLLEVLAVNPKDTIASGGIASSLDAFKAMVLGAKAIAIAGYPLRILMKNGREALIKELSSWLLQLKYYYLLAGVKETDELTKVSAVIEGELNNFARERGINTKCYTVRNDAL
- the cmk gene encoding (d)CMP kinase, coding for MQTGFIVAIDGPAGAGKSTVAKMSAFRLKFNYLDTGAMYRALAWFALQKNINLEDSDSLKELINDFDIDIKTDSKGNSELFLDGKDITEEVRRPEISQAVSYVANDISVRYYMVDKQRELAKGKECILEGRDIGTYVFPDADMKIFLTASIEERAKRRLNELKEKGYEIEFGDLKKEIEDRDNKDKNREVGALKKAKDAVEVDTTDLSLNEVVNKIVDIVNQRYKEKVQGG
- a CDS encoding NAD(P)-binding domain-containing protein, producing MKIGLIGIGRLGSQIAKYLLLAQKEILAYHQDKEKAENFCREYDYYGKIEPTNDIKEISNTDVVILTLPSEVTLDVARTLKKVLKKDQWVINTATEVYLTELKSELSKESIVAAKIIGNAYEIEKGEKPGIVLDGHNEKLVEKSVNLFSNLGYAIKGDEKDVSKINKIGAIEAIRTVLRIEKRLDENNIELDDEMYNAFLNNVVAGTVKTYSMGNIGPFLEKVITQLKKETLR
- a CDS encoding bifunctional 4-hydroxy-3-methylbut-2-enyl diphosphate reductase/30S ribosomal protein S1, encoding MEVIIAEKAGFCQGVKSALDKTYNQVENDNTVFTYGPLVHNKQVVDDLKSKGVKTIEEIDDLEPGSSLVIRSHGVGPEVFREAKEKNIEIIDATCPFVKKVQKKANELYNKGYQVFIIGDPNHPEVSAIHKWTYKKGIIINHKEIAKWIKVRNKSAIVCQTTFRKFDFNQIVSALKDKNPAIQVNETICDATSVRQESARILAREVDIMIVIGGYNSSNTRKLKELSLKEGVQTYHIEKANDINPKWFINSNKIGLTAGASTPDWIIKEVIDKMSEYQNEQAKDKLENNSFEKDQLVDGEIVKILDTKAFVDIGHKKEAILPHSEVYTKPDESLNDIFNEGEKIEAKILKIETSRDEGEEEEETVIISKKLVEKEKVWEWLEKIYENGEIIESEVVEEVKGGLIVYLNGLRGFIPASLVERFYVPDLSQYVGKTLRLKVIELDRSRNKVLLSHKDVLDEEYEQKKREVLDKIEEDSIIEGEVKRVTDFGAFIDVGGIDGLCHISEISFDRVEHPTDVLQVGDKVKVKVLNVDKEKEKIALSLKKAMPDPWEKVSEEFNPGDIVEGKVTRTVDFGAFIEVMSGVEGLCHISQLAHEHVAKTEDVVKEGDKIKVKILDINLEQKRVSLSLKEVNPLEKNEPKEQKNNKADEDKIEEDDGSVKLGEVFGNVLKEFKEDDDK
- the spoIIP gene encoding stage II sporulation protein P codes for the protein MTSKNLFLKTGYICLVFFIIASMFLPKGVWAEENDEINEEGLYERTDGYYKMVDEDDDILMKTGRILNTGNKYLNQDNELYKVVDIEDDVARAEFVEEVDLDATEAKVTADESLEARKALQNDERTIGLYHSHGAESYVPSDGEESIDEGGGIIQVGMTLRDSLEGRNINAIWSDETHVPHDAGAYSRSRRTVEELMQQNPDALIDIHRDAAPREEYKVDLGFDEVVHTLLVVGQQQPNFEENKAFAESIKATGDEMYDGFIKGILYADGSYNQDLHPRNILIELGGHENTRESAQASASLFAGVLNETLYGGEEGAGAGPADQIVDGEGGVAGRVARSVVWIIGLLIIAVGIFLAINYKNLDQVKERLKHFFTKEFSNFLGPQNSNRDKNQGEDENKEDKDKNE
- a CDS encoding capping complex subunit for YIEGIA: MKKLESPELKAAVTYKKESITGAIPIFRAENELNAEEIAERLGKILQGVVHYIGNGIYVIVKH